A stretch of DNA from Mycobacterium senriense:
CTCGAACAGGGTAAACCGATCACCCCGCAGGAACTCGATGACGTCGTGCGCGCGCAGGACGTGACGATCGAGAGCGGCGACATCGTGCTGATCCGCACCGGCTGGTGGACAAGGTTCCTGCAGACGGGCAACAAGACGGAGCCATTCTCCGGTCTGCACTGGCGTTGTGCCTCGTGGCTGCACGACCATGACGTCGCGGCGGTCGCCTCCGACAATCTCCAGGTCGAGGACCTGGTGATCGATGTCGAGGGCGCATTTTTGCCCATGCACCTGCTGTGCTTGCGCGATATGGGGCTCATGCTGGGTGAGTACTGGGATCTGACCGCACTGGCGGCCGACTGCGCCGCCGACGGCGTCTACGAGTTTCAACTCATCGCACCACCGCTGAGATTCGTTGGGGCAGTGGGCTCACCGGTGAACCCGATCGCGATCAAATGATGCAGCGCAAAACCCTGTCGGTTGACGGCCTGGCGACGAGTTATCTGGAAGCCGGCGACGGCCAACCCGTGGTATTGCTGCACGGGGGTGAGTTCGGCGCCGGCGCCGAACTCGGCTGGGAACGCAACATCGCCGCGCTCGCCGGGCGGTATCGAGTCCTGGCGCCCGACCAGTTGGGCTTCGGGGAGTCCGCCAAGGTCATCGACTTCGTCGACGGCCGCGGGATGCGGATCCGGCATGTGGCGCGCTTTTGCGAACTGCTCGGCGTCGACTCGGCGCACTTCGTGGGCAATTCGATGGGCGCCATCAATCTGCTGACCGACGCCACGTCGGACACACCGCTACTCCCGGTGCGCAGCTTGGCGATCATCTGCGGCGGTGGCGAGATCCAGCAGAACGAGCATTTCGAGGCGCTGCAGAACTACGACGCGACGTTGCCCGCGATGCGCCGCATCGTCAAAGCGCTGTTCTTCGACTCCGGCTATCCCGCCGACGACGACTATGTGCGCCGCCGATACGAGTCGAGCACCGCACCGGGAGCATGGGAAGCCGTCGCCGCGGCCAGGTTCCGCCGCCCCGGCGCCACACCGTCCGCAACCCCTCCAACCAGCCGAGCCTACGAACGCATCGGCGTGCCAACGCTTGTCGTCGAAGGGGCGGGGGATAAGCTCCTTCCGACCGACTGGGCCGCCGAGATCGCCAAGCAGATCGATGGGGCTCGCTCCGTTGTAGTCGACAGGGCTGGGCACTGCCCCCAGATCGAGCAGTCGTCGGTGGTCAACGACTTGCTGCTGGATTTTTTGGGCGCACTCTGAACGTCAGAAGACGTAATCCAGGCGGGTCATCATTCCGGCCGCCTGGTGATAGGTGTTGTGGCAGTGCATCACCCAGGTTCCGGGGTTATCGGCAACGAGGACGGCGAGAAGCCTTTGCCTGGGCAGCACCACCACGGTGTCCTTACGAGGACCCGGGCTTCCGTCGGCCCTGATCACCTGGAAAGTGTGACCATGCAGGTGAATTGGGTGATACATCATGGTGGCGTTGTCGAACGTGATGGTGGGCCGTTGGCCCTGCTGGACGTGCAGCGGATTCGTCTTGCCGTAGGGCTCACCGTTGATCGTCCAGTTGTATTGCATCATGTTGCCGCCCAGGACCACGGGGAGATTGAGGCTGGGATCGGGGCGTCCAAGGTTGACCGGCGTTGTGGCCGTGAACATCTCGACGGTGCCCACCCGCTTGGTGAGTTCGCCCGGCTGGAATTGCGGGTCGGGGGCGCTGCCCGAAGCCGTCGACAACAATGCGCGGGCCAGGCCGTTCTTGCCTTCGGCGACGGCGACCAGTGGGAAGACACCGTCCGAGGCGGTCACGCTGACGTCGTAGCGTTCGGCCATTCCGATGAGCAGCGCGTCGACTTGCGTGGGCACCACGGGGTAGCCGTCGGTGTGAGTCACCGTCATCGCGTGGCCGCCGAGTGCGACCCGGAAGGCGGTGTCGGAGGCGGTGTTGATGAAGCGGATCCGGATGCGTTGACCCGGATTGGCATTAAACGTCGTGGGGGAAGCGGGGATTCGCCCGTTGATCAGATAGTACGGGTAGGCGATATCTCCGGCGTCGCCACCGAGCAGGTCGCTGGTGCCGACACGAGCCGCCGCGGGCGGCGGTGGGCTTGTCGAGGTGGTCGGGCTGGTCGACGTCGTTTCGGACGATGTCTCGGTTGTCGACGTCGTCTCGGTCGTCGTTTCGGGCGTGGTCTGCGGAGGCTTGTTCGGGTTGCTCAGTTCGCTGTAGAGCTGCTGCGGGCTCTTCCCGACGCCGTCGGTCCAATCGTCAAGGACGACGATCCATTCGGCGTCGTAGTTGCCCTCGGTCGGGTCGTCGACGATGACCGGCAGATAGAGACCGGTGTCCTCGTCCAGGCCGGTGTGCGGGTGCGCCCAGTAGGTGCCCGAATTCGGCACGGAGAACCGGTAGGTGAAGTCGTGGCCGGCCGCGATGTTGGGTGTGGCGGGCTCGGCGCCGTCCATATCGTTGCGCAGCGCGATGCCGTGCCAATGCACCGACGTCGGATGATCGAGCCGGTTCGCCACAGTCACCTCGACCTCGTCACCGATGCGGGCCCGGATCGCCGGGCCCGGGATGCTGTTGCCGTAGGCCAGCGTGCGCACGACCGGCCCACCCAGGTCGACCTCGACTTGCTGGGGGGTGAGCATGGCGGTGACGGTGCGGCCGCTATGCGGACGGGCGGCCTCGGTTTCGGCGATGGCGGCGGTCAACCGTGCATTGCCCGTCGGCTCCGGTTTGGATTGGCTGCACGCCGTCAGCGCCAATCCACCGGCGATGCCTGCGGCCATGAAACCGCGTCTGGTGAGCCGAGTTCTGTCGACAGGGACACCGCTTATGGGCTGCACGGGCGATCGGTGCTCCTCGTCTTTGGCTCACGCTGACGTTCTCGTGCTTGGATGCTAGGCGGAGCGCAACCGCGAGCGCTAGACCCTCCGATGATCGCGCGAAGGCATACCCCCGGGGACGGTGACAGTACGCAATCACTTCAATGTGATTCCGCGTAAACGTATCTGGGGACAGCGAGCGATACTCGATGGTGCCACTCGCGCACTTGTGGACCTACTGGGCGCCGCTCGCTGCCTGCGCGGCCATCCAGTCGCTGAACGTGGTGGGGTAGACGGCCACTTCTTCGTCGTCGGTGGGAACGATGCTGCGGTCGTCGAGCACCGCACCGTAATAGCGGGCATCGTTATCTGTCACCACGGTGCGCGCATCACCGGTGGCCGCAAACCGCGTGCGGATGAAGTCGTCCATCCCATGCTTTTCGGGACCGGCGATGTTGATCACCGCGTTGACCGGATCGCTTGTCGCCGCGCGGGTGACCGCCAGGGCAACATCCGCAGCGGCGATCGGCTGGAACGCCCCGTGCGGGGCGCGGACGGTGTCGCCCTGGGCGAACGAATCAGCAATGCCGTCAACGAATTCGAAGAACTGGGTTGCCCGCACGATCGAATACGGCTGTCCCGATTCCACGATCACTTTTTCCTGTGCAACCTTGGCTCGCATGTAGCCACTCTCAGCTGCCCGGTCGGCGCCCACGATCGACAGGGCGACGTGATGCTGTACGCCCGCGGCCCGCTCCGCGTCCAGCAGGTTGCGGGAAGACGTGGTGAAGAAGTTCAGGACATCGTCGTCGGCCCAGGACGGCGAGTTGGACACGTCGACGACCGTGTGGACTCCCGCGACGGCGTCGGCGACACCTTCACCGGTCACGGCATTGACGCCCGTGCTCGGCGACGCCGGGACCGCCTCGTGTCCCAGCTCGGTGAGCCTGGCGACGACCTGTGACCCGATCAGCCCGCTGCCACCTATTACCAACACCTTCATGATCACGCCTTTCCCGTTTCCCGACGAACTGGCCTTCCCAAGCATGGCGCAGACCTCGGCGGGCGGGAACCCCGGAAGATCCGCGGTCATGCCGCATACGGGACACCCGTCTGCCGCCGCATTAAATCAGTTGCTTGACTTAACGCGCCATGCGCCGATTAACTCGTCGTGTGGTTAATGAATTGGATGGCAAGGTCGCCATCGTCACCGGCGGGTCCTCGGGCCTCGGTCGCGGCCTTGCGGAGCGGTTTGTGGCCGAGGGCGCGAAGGTGGTCATCGCCGACGTCGAGACCGACCGAGGGGAGACTCTGGCAAAATCGCTCGGTGTCAACGCCGTCTTCCGCCAGACCGACGTCTCGGATCCCGAACAGGTGGCAGCCCTGGTGGGCGGTGCGGTCGAGAAGTTCGGCGGTCTGCACGTCATGGTAAACAACGCCGGCATCTCGAGCCCGCTGCGCATGCTGCTTGACGACGACCTCAGCGATTTTCACCGCGTGATGGGAGTCAACGTGCTGGGCGTGATGGCGGGTACCCGAGATGCCGCGCGGCACATGGTCGAACACGGCGGCGGGTCGATCATCAACATCACCTCGATCGGCGGCATTCAGGCCGGCGGTGGTGTGATGATCTACCGCGCATCCAAAGCGGCCGTCATTCAATTCACCAAGGCCGCCGCAATTGAGTTGGCGCAACACGAGATTCGGGTCAACGCCATCGCCCCCGGCAACATCCCCACCCCGATCCTGGGGAAGTCGGGGGCCGGCATGGACCCCGAGCAACTGAAGCAGTTCGAGGCGCGGATCCGCGAGACGATGCGGGAGGATCGGCCGCTCAAGCGTGAGGGCACGCCCGACGACGTCGCCGAGGCGGCCCTGTATTTCGCCACCGACCGCTCGCGCTATGTCACCGGCACCGTGCTGCCGGTCGACGGTGGGACCGTGGCGGGCAAGCCGATTCGATCCAAGAAGCGCGACGGATGACCGAACTGCTCGATAGTGGCACTGCGGTCACGTTCGAGCCGCTGCGCGGACCGGACGTCCGTCGGCGTTGCGGCTGATGAGGCCCTTGTCCGCGAAGGCGGACAGCCAGCCATCCATCGGCCACCATCCCCAACGTCGATGGAAGATCGCGGCGTTGCGCAATATGTCGTCCAGGTGGTCTACGGGGGGGTCGGTGACCGCGTGGTACTGGTGGAATGCGTGTGCCCCACCAACCCACCGCATCGGAACTCGTCGCGCCGCCGCGCATTGCCCGAAGTCGGTGTCCTCCGCGCCGTAGCCGCGGTACAGCTCACAGAATCCGCCGATTCGCTGCCAGGTGGCGGCTTTCACCGCGAACGACAGCGACCAGAACAGTGCGTAGTCCGTCGTGGAAACGACGGCGCCGTCTTGCGGCGCGGGCCGGGCGCGATGCGGTCGGGGTTTCGACCGCACCTTCGAGATCACGTAGCCGCCCGGGCCGGGGGGTGGCAAATAGGTGACAGGCCCGTTCAGGATCGCGTCTTCGTGCTCGGATTCGCCTGCGACGCGGTGGTAGCGGTCGAGTAACTCCGTGCCGGGGATGCAGTCGACGTCGAGAAACACCAAGAGCTCTGCGGCATTTCGTACCGCCGTGGTCGCGCCCACGTTGCGCCCCATCGCCAACGGCAACGGGTGGGAGGCCGGGTAGTCAACCACCGTCGCCGACGCGCCAAGCTCAGCGACGGTGGCCGCGACGGTGGAGTCATCGAGCGCGACCACAATGTGCATGTCCGGCCGCAGCGTGCCGGAGGCCAGGCCTTCGAGCTGCCGGCGCAGGTGGGTGCCTCGGCGGTGAACAACCGTGATGACGGCGGTCCGCACTATGTGCCTGGCCTGCAACGACGGGCCGTCGACTCGATCGCTTCGGCGGCGCGGTTGGCGGCCCCATCCACTTCCCAGCGCCGCCACCGCTGGGGATCGGTCGCGGTCGCGGCAGTCAGCAACGCGGGCCACGCACGTGGATCAGGTATGCCTTCGACGACCACCGTAAGCCGGTGGCGCTTGAGCACCCGGGCCGTGGCCCGCTGCTCATCGAAGGGACGGGGTTGCGGGAAGACTGTTGCGGGCCGTCTCGCGGCGGCGACATCGGCAATACAACTCTGACCCCCGTGGGTTACCACTACATCCGCCTCGCGGATTTCGCGCCACGGATCATGCTTCCATGATCCGCCGCTACCGCCGAGCGTCGTCCATGAATGGACCGAATGTGCTGCGGCGCAGTCTTGTAGCGATGCGCCGAACGTGTCGCTGGCTCCGCTCAACACGAGTACCCGGGTCTCCTTCAACGGCTTGGCTGGTATCGACGATCCGGATCCGGCGTCACAGCCGTCGCGGCCCTCGAAACGGCTGATCCCACCGACGTAACTCGTTTTCTCGTCCCATTGCCGCAGCCATGACGGGACACACAATGCTCGCGGCCAGGCCGCCACGATGTGATCGGCGAGCCGGTGCACCAGCACGTGCGGGGCATCCACCCGGTTGCCGGGCAACGCCATGACGATCACCGGCACGCCGAGCAGCCGAATGAATACCGCCACCTCCACCGAGACATCAACCACGACGGCTTCGGGCCGCGCATCGGATACCCACCTGGCGATCTCATTCATCCGCGCACTGAACCCGGCGTCGTGATGGGGCGCCCAATGCAGCGCGCCGTGTGCGGTCGTCTCGCGCTGCGGTCCCGCGTCATCGCGCGGCAGCCTCACGACCATCGAAAACGGGTGTGGCTCGGGAACATCCAGTGACGTGAGGGCTGTCACCGGGCGGCGCATCCGGCCGCAGATGCTGATGGCCCGCGCCAGATGTCCGAAACCCTGGTGGTGAATGTAATACCCGATCATCTTGCCTGCCCGCGAAGTCGTCCATCATTTGTCGGTACATGTCGGTGTAGGCGGTCACCATCGAGTCCGCCGAGCAGTGCCGAATAGCGTGTTCGCGCACCTTCTTTCGTGACAGCGTTATCGCGGCGGGAATGGCGTCCGCCATCGCGGTGACGTCACCGGCAGCGACGAGCCGTCCCGACGAGGTGCTGATGAGCTCGGGTATACCCCCGAGGGCAAACGCCACAACGGGGGTGCCGCACGACATCGCTTCGGCGACGACAAGGCCGTAAGGCTCGTCCCAGGTCGGGGTGACAAGCGCCGCGGCGGCATGACCGACCAAGTGGGCCAGACGCTCATGGTCCAGATGGCCGGCATATCGAACACAACCGTGCAAATGAGGCTGGATATGGCCGAGGAAGTACTTGCGATCGGAGATCGGGCCGGCGAGTACCAAAGGCCTGCAAGCCCGTCGGGCCGCTTCGATTGCCAGATGGGGTGCCTTTTCCGGGGTGATCCGGCCAAACCACACCAGGGAAGCCCCGCCAGGGCCGAGGGGCCACTGGCCAGTGTGGATGCCGTTGGGAATCACCGTGATATCGCCGGTGAGGTTTTCCCACGCCGCCGCGGTGTGTTGGGAAACGGCCGCAAACCGGGTGCCTTGTCCAGTGCAGGCGCCGATCGCCGACTCGAGCCACGGGGTTGGCGGGGTGTGCACCGTGGTCAGCATCGGGGTGGACAGGGCCGACGCCATCGCCACCGGCAGGTAATGGAGGCTGTGGTTGTGAATGACGTCGAACTCTTGGCTGCCGGGCCCGGCGAGCCACAACATCAACGACAGGTACGCGTGATGATCGGCCATGAAGGCCGCTGCGGGCATTGATACGTCGCGGCGCGCCGCCTCGGACAAATCCAGCGGACGCACGTCGAGCTTCCGACATTTCAAGCCGGGATCCGAACCGGCTGCCGCGAACAGCGAAACCCGATGACCGCGAGATGCCAGCGCGCGGGTCAGGTGGCAGACATGTGCCTCGAGCCCCCCGGCGAACGGTTGCCGAATCGGGTAGCGAGTCGAGGCGATCAGCGCCACGCGCGGTCGTCCAGTCATCTCAAGATGCTGCGATAGATGGTGCGATGCGTGGACGCCAGCTTTCGTCGTTCGGCGAGCCGCGCCGCCCACCCGGCCCTCGGCGCGGGGCGGCCGGTAGCCCAGCGGGCATATGCCTGGTGGATCGCACGGCAAAGCGACGCTTCGTCGAAGCCCTCCTCGCCGAAGCCGAAGACACCGCAGGGACGTTGCTGGTGATAGAAGCCGCAGCTGGGCGCGACTACGGCGGTTCCGAGATCGTAGCTGGCTTCCAGCCATCCGGAATGGGTGCCGAACCGGTAGGGCAGCACAGACACCGTCAGCGACGCGAGGTATTCCCACAGTTCGGCGTCCGAGAAATACGGGTGCACTCGGACGTGGACGTGCTCGTGTGAGTCGTAGGCCAGCAGCGCCGCGCCGGCCTCCGGTGCGAACCAGTGATTATCGGGATCGAAGATCTCGTCGTGGACATCGACCTGCAGGATCGCGCCGGGCAGCGACTCCAAGATCGCCGTCAGTGCGTGGACGATGGGCAACGGGTCCATGTTGGCGCGCAGGCTCTTGGCGTGGAGGCCGACGACGAATCGCTCGCTACGGCTGCGCGCCTTCTCGATCCATTCCTTTTCGAGCACATGAGGATGCGGTAGTACCCTGGCCCGCCGTCCCCAATTGTCCCAAATCAGCTGTGCGGCACCCGGTGTCAGCGTTATGAGTTCATCGGCGGCGGAAATCAGGACGTCCTGTTGCGCGGTGTGGGCTTCGGGCTCCGGGTGGTGCGGATTACGCAAGTCGTGCACCGTGTAGACAAGGGGCTTGTCGTTCATCTTGAGCTCCTGGACGACTCCGGCCAAAACCTCGGGACCCACGGCGTCGAATCCGAAGTGGATGTGGAACACGTCGAATCGTGAGTGATTGTCGCTGACCCAGCCCGGCTCCAGCATCA
This window harbors:
- a CDS encoding alpha/beta fold hydrolase; translation: MMQRKTLSVDGLATSYLEAGDGQPVVLLHGGEFGAGAELGWERNIAALAGRYRVLAPDQLGFGESAKVIDFVDGRGMRIRHVARFCELLGVDSAHFVGNSMGAINLLTDATSDTPLLPVRSLAIICGGGEIQQNEHFEALQNYDATLPAMRRIVKALFFDSGYPADDDYVRRRYESSTAPGAWEAVAAARFRRPGATPSATPPTSRAYERIGVPTLVVEGAGDKLLPTDWAAEIAKQIDGARSVVVDRAGHCPQIEQSSVVNDLLLDFLGAL
- a CDS encoding multicopper oxidase family protein is translated as MAAGIAGGLALTACSQSKPEPTGNARLTAAIAETEAARPHSGRTVTAMLTPQQVEVDLGGPVVRTLAYGNSIPGPAIRARIGDEVEVTVANRLDHPTSVHWHGIALRNDMDGAEPATPNIAAGHDFTYRFSVPNSGTYWAHPHTGLDEDTGLYLPVIVDDPTEGNYDAEWIVVLDDWTDGVGKSPQQLYSELSNPNKPPQTTPETTTETTSTTETSSETTSTSPTTSTSPPPPAAARVGTSDLLGGDAGDIAYPYYLINGRIPASPTTFNANPGQRIRIRFINTASDTAFRVALGGHAMTVTHTDGYPVVPTQVDALLIGMAERYDVSVTASDGVFPLVAVAEGKNGLARALLSTASGSAPDPQFQPGELTKRVGTVEMFTATTPVNLGRPDPSLNLPVVLGGNMMQYNWTINGEPYGKTNPLHVQQGQRPTITFDNATMMYHPIHLHGHTFQVIRADGSPGPRKDTVVVLPRQRLLAVLVADNPGTWVMHCHNTYHQAAGMMTRLDYVF
- a CDS encoding SDR family oxidoreductase; translated protein: MKVLVIGGSGLIGSQVVARLTELGHEAVPASPSTGVNAVTGEGVADAVAGVHTVVDVSNSPSWADDDVLNFFTTSSRNLLDAERAAGVQHHVALSIVGADRAAESGYMRAKVAQEKVIVESGQPYSIVRATQFFEFVDGIADSFAQGDTVRAPHGAFQPIAAADVALAVTRAATSDPVNAVINIAGPEKHGMDDFIRTRFAATGDARTVVTDNDARYYGAVLDDRSIVPTDDEEVAVYPTTFSDWMAAQAASGAQ
- a CDS encoding SDR family NAD(P)-dependent oxidoreductase; this translates as MVNELDGKVAIVTGGSSGLGRGLAERFVAEGAKVVIADVETDRGETLAKSLGVNAVFRQTDVSDPEQVAALVGGAVEKFGGLHVMVNNAGISSPLRMLLDDDLSDFHRVMGVNVLGVMAGTRDAARHMVEHGGGSIINITSIGGIQAGGGVMIYRASKAAVIQFTKAAAIELAQHEIRVNAIAPGNIPTPILGKSGAGMDPEQLKQFEARIRETMREDRPLKREGTPDDVAEAALYFATDRSRYVTGTVLPVDGGTVAGKPIRSKKRDG
- a CDS encoding glycosyltransferase family 2 protein, which translates into the protein MRTAVITVVHRRGTHLRRQLEGLASGTLRPDMHIVVALDDSTVAATVAELGASATVVDYPASHPLPLAMGRNVGATTAVRNAAELLVFLDVDCIPGTELLDRYHRVAGESEHEDAILNGPVTYLPPPGPGGYVISKVRSKPRPHRARPAPQDGAVVSTTDYALFWSLSFAVKAATWQRIGGFCELYRGYGAEDTDFGQCAAARRVPMRWVGGAHAFHQYHAVTDPPVDHLDDILRNAAIFHRRWGWWPMDGWLSAFADKGLISRNADGRPVRAAART
- a CDS encoding glycosyltransferase, with protein sequence MRLPRDDAGPQRETTAHGALHWAPHHDAGFSARMNEIARWVSDARPEAVVVDVSVEVAVFIRLLGVPVIVMALPGNRVDAPHVLVHRLADHIVAAWPRALCVPSWLRQWDEKTSYVGGISRFEGRDGCDAGSGSSIPAKPLKETRVLVLSGASDTFGASLQDCAAAHSVHSWTTLGGSGGSWKHDPWREIREADVVVTHGGQSCIADVAAARRPATVFPQPRPFDEQRATARVLKRHRLTVVVEGIPDPRAWPALLTAATATDPQRWRRWEVDGAANRAAEAIESTARRCRPGT
- a CDS encoding glycosyltransferase family 4 protein, which gives rise to MTGRPRVALIASTRYPIRQPFAGGLEAHVCHLTRALASRGHRVSLFAAAGSDPGLKCRKLDVRPLDLSEAARRDVSMPAAAFMADHHAYLSLMLWLAGPGSQEFDVIHNHSLHYLPVAMASALSTPMLTTVHTPPTPWLESAIGACTGQGTRFAAVSQHTAAAWENLTGDITVIPNGIHTGQWPLGPGGASLVWFGRITPEKAPHLAIEAARRACRPLVLAGPISDRKYFLGHIQPHLHGCVRYAGHLDHERLAHLVGHAAAALVTPTWDEPYGLVVAEAMSCGTPVVAFALGGIPELISTSSGRLVAAGDVTAMADAIPAAITLSRKKVREHAIRHCSADSMVTAYTDMYRQMMDDFAGRQDDRVLHSPPGFRTSGAGHQHLRPDAPPGDSPHVTGCSRATPVFDGREAAAR
- a CDS encoding glycosyltransferase family 1 protein — translated: MPASHVYVRHLSDSDVDCVVRLDDPVPADGRTVPGGWWPPLMLEPGWVSDNHSRFDVFHIHFGFDAVGPEVLAGVVQELKMNDKPLVYTVHDLRNPHHPEPEAHTAQQDVLISAADELITLTPGAAQLIWDNWGRRARVLPHPHVLEKEWIEKARSRSERFVVGLHAKSLRANMDPLPIVHALTAILESLPGAILQVDVHDEIFDPDNHWFAPEAGAALLAYDSHEHVHVRVHPYFSDAELWEYLASLTVSVLPYRFGTHSGWLEASYDLGTAVVAPSCGFYHQQRPCGVFGFGEEGFDEASLCRAIHQAYARWATGRPAPRAGWAARLAERRKLASTHRTIYRSILR